The genome window GGGGGTGCAACCGGTGTGGCAGGATGTTACTGCTGAAGGCACTGGCAAACCCCTTGAATGCGTCGCTCTGGCTGGCTTTGAACAGACTGTCCCTGTCTGGCGACCGGCCGACCTTGAGGGAAGCCGGGTGTACGAGGGGCCATTACTGGTGGTCGATGATGTCGCTACCGTGCTGGTTGAGCCAGGCTGGGTGCTCAGGAAAGCGGATGATGGCAGTTTATTACTGGCAAAAAAATCCGCAGGGTCTTGCGACGCTGCGGAAAGGACGGGATAGGAAGACAAAGCTCGAAAGTGCAGGGCGAAAGTACTGAGCAGTTAGTACCACCCCCTGAACCGGTCACTCGTCCAACCAGATTTGAGCTTACGTGGTGCTTCACAGACCGTCCTTGATCTGGATCAATGAAAGGGTGTCGTCAGGTTAATCGTTGACCAATGTCTGACAGGTTTCATTGGCCCAGCGCACTGCAGACAGGTAGGCATCGCGGATTTCCGGGGCCTTAAGTACTTCGCAATGAATGTTTTCCCAGTCACCACGCTCATAAGCCAGTACGCAACCCAGTGTTTTGCCATGGTTGCCACGGCGGTGCAGCAGTGCATCCCGGATATGATCAGCGAGCGGTAACTGAGTAAGAATTTCTTCCATGCTGTTGTCCATTAGTGCGTCAAGCGCGGAAAACAATCCAACCGTAAAGTAGGCATCAATATTCGTTTCGTTGCGCGCACGCGCCATATTTTCGGCCATTTTGGCGCGAATCATGGCAATAACGATCAGCTCTGTGGGCTTGTCATCGATCTGTGACATGGCAAGCAGGGTCACCCAGCTGCGAATCGTTTTAAGTCCAAGGATAACAACAGCTTGCTGAATTGATTCGATCTTGCGCGGCAACGCGATGGCGGCGGAGTTTACATAGCGCAGGATTTTGAAACTGAAGGTGATATCCCGGGCGATAAGGTTTTCAAGTTCTTCCGGTGTAATGTCAGGGTTCTGCAACCGGCTCATAAGCTCTAGTATGGCCAGCCGGTTATTGGGAAGACGCTGGCTACGTATGATTTTCGGTTGAGCGAAGAAGTAGCCCTGAAAATAATCGAAGCCCAGCGCCATGCAGAAATCAAACTCATCGCGGGTTTCCACTTTTTCCGCAAGCAGGCGTAGCGGATATTTTCGTAGCTGGGTGACATGTGCGCGAATCTCATCCTGGTCAAGTGCCATGATGTCTATCTTGATGATATCCGCCAGCTCAACCAGAGGTTGTAGCGATTCGTGGTAGATAAAATCATCAAGGGCAATGCTGTACCCCTGCTGTCTTAGCCGGGTCACACCGGCCACCACATCCTCGTCGGCCTCGATGTCTTCCAGTAATTCCAGTACAACCCGGTCTTTGGGTAATGAGATGGTGGTTTCGCCAACAAAAAAGGCGCGGGTCAGATTGATGAACGCAAGCCTGTCACCGACGATATTGTCCAGTCCGATTTCCATAAAGGTGTTAACAATGACGTCTGAAGATGCCTTGTCGCCATCGGTAATATCGGCAACGTTTTGCTGTGCCGAACGAAACAGCAGTTCATAGGCATAGACACCCTGCTGGCGGTCATAAATAGGCTGCCGGCCGATAAAAATTTCACTCATGACGTTTCGCTGTCCCGCATAATTTCAGAAAAGTCTAACAGATTCCGGTTGTTATGGCACAGTCAAGATTCAGATCAATATGGCCGAAACGGTTGCTATAGACAGCTGTGGTAAACTGCGCACTGCCAATACATGTTTTAGAGGTTTTAATGGTTACATTGTTCTCCGGCTTCTCCTGGTATGCCGGCCTGGTGGATCTCCCCTGGTGGGGCTACCTTCTTACCGGGTTCGTGCTGACCCACATCACTATCGTCAGCGTTACTGTTTTTCTTCACCGTCATCAGGCGCACCGAGCGCTGGACCTGCATCCGGTTATCAGTCATTTTTTCCGTTTCTGGCTGTGGTTGACAACAGCCACTGTGACCCGCGAGTGGGTTGCCGTACACCGCAAGCATCACGCGAAATGCGAAACTCCCGAAGATCCACATAGTCCGCAGACACGTGGAATTCAGACAGTGTTATGGAGAGGTGCGGAGCTTTACCGGGCGGAAGCGGACAAGGCAGATACCCTTGCAAAGTTTGGTCATGCCACACCGGATGACTGGCTGGAGCGTAACCTGTACAGCCGTTTCTCTATGCTCGGCATCGCCATTATGCTGGCCGTGGATTATGTCCTGTTCGGATTTTACGGTGTTGCCCTGTGGGGTGTGCAAATGCTGTGGATTCCATTCTGGGCGGCAGGTGTCATTAACGGCATAGGACACTGGTGGGGTTATCGTAATTACGAGACGCCGGATACGTCGCGCAATATCTCCTGGCTGGGATTCCTGATCGGGGGGGAGGAATTGCACAATAATCACCACGCGTTTGCCAGTTCGGCACGCTTCTCGTTGCGCCGCTGGGAATTTGATCTTGGCTGGGGCTACATTCGATTGATGCAGGCGCTGGGTCTTGCCCGGGTCAAGAAGCTGGCGCCTTTGCCGCAGATTGTTCCTGGCAAGGAACGGGTAGACCTGGATACTGTAAAGGCCGTGATCGTAGCGCGCTTTCATGTGATGTCTGATTATGCCCGCGAAGTACTGTGGCCTGTATTGCGGCAGTCATGCCGCAACGGCGAGTGTCGCCATGGTTTGCGCAGGACGCGACGGTTACTGGTGCGGGATCCCGATACCATGGATGCGCAAAGCCGGGGTTTGCTGGAAAGTGTCCTGTGCCGCTTTGCGGACCTTCGGATTGCCTATCAGTACAGGCAGCAGCTTCAACAGGTCTGGGGTCGCTCTGCAGCCAGTCACGAGGCCTTGCTGAAAGCTTTGCAGGACTGGTGTCAGCAGGCCGAGGCGACTGGCGTCAGGGCGTTACAGGAATTTGCACAGCGTCTGAAAGGCTACAGTCTGCAGCCTGTCTGACAGTTGTCCAACGTAAAAAGCCCGGCACTGCCGGGCTTTTTTTGCGTTGACCAGTACGAATTACTTGATCTTCGCTTCCTTGTAGGTCACGTGCTTGCGTACCACCGGGTCGTATTTTTTCAGCTCCAGCTTGTCGGGCATGGTGCGCTTGTTCTTGGTGGTGGTGTAGTAGTGGCCGGTACCGGCGCTGGATACCAGTTTGATCTTGTCACGCATGGTTGATTCCCCTTAAACCTTTTCGCCGCGGCCGCGGATATCGGCCAGCACAGTATCGATGCCGAGCTTGTCGATGATACGCATACCCTTGGAAGAAACGCGCAGTTTCACCCAGCGGTTTTCGTTCTCGACCCAGAAACGGTGCGAGTGCAGGTTCGGCAGGAACCGGCGGCGGGTTTTGTTGTGCGCGTGGGAAACATTGTTACCCGAAACCGGGCGCTTCCCGGTGACCTGACAAACTTTGGACATTGCTCTATTCCTCAAGAATTCTTGCACGGGCCCGCCCGGAGGCGAGCAACGAGAACCGCGCTTTATACCAGAGCAGTTGCTGGCAGACAAGGTTTTTGCAAAAACGGCCGCTGTCAGGCGGGTAGGTGATGAGGGTGCGGGGGAAATGTAACTAATTGTAATATATATAGTTTATGTGTTTATGTTCCGCAGATGCATTACATCCAGCCGCGCTCGGCAAAAGAAACCGAACTGTGGTCGCCAACCACAATATGATCGAGTATCCGGATGTCGACCAGCGCCATGACCTCGCGCAGGCGATCGGTAATACGTCGGTCGGCCTGGCTGGGTTCGGCCACCCCTGAGGGATGGTTGTGGGCAAGTATCAGCGCGGCGGCATTGTGCTGCAGCGCACGCCGTAATACCTCGCGGGGATGGACGCTGGCGCCATCCACAGTACCCCGGAACAGTTCTTCGCAGGCAATGACCCGGTGCCGGGTATCGAGAAACAGGCAGGCAAAAACTTCATAAGGGTACTCGCGCAGTTTCGCTTTAAGGTAACGGCGGGTTTCATCCGGATTCTGCAGTACGCCATCGCGCGACAGGGTTTCACCGAGGTGACGGCGCGCCAGTTCCAGTACCGCCTGAAGCTGGGCAAATTTGGCATCGCCGAGTCCCCGGGTGCGGCAGAAACAGGCCCGATCCGCCTTGAACAGGGTGCGCAGCCCGCCATATTCAGAAATCAGGTCACGCGCAAGATCAACAGCACTGCTGCCACGCGTTCCGGTGCGCAGAAAGATGGCCAGCAGTTCGGCATCGGAAAGCGCCTGGGCGCCGTGAGACAGCAGTTTTTCGCGTGGCCGCTCGGAAACAGGCCATTCCTGAATCGACATGGTCAACCTCCCTGTTCACCTTAATGTCGTGGATCGTGTGTGGTAGGGATTCTGGCCAGCAGCAACGGCTTTGTAAAGGCCGATGCCTTGACCAGGTCTGTGTTACTTCGGGTCGTTCCGCCCGTGGTGCTTCTGGTACACTTACATTTATGACATTTCTGGCGAAAAAACAGCTCCTTCTTGGTGTCAGTGGTGGTATTGCGGCGTACAAGAGCGCTGACCTGGTGCGCCAGTTGCGTGCCGCAGGCGCCCGGGTTCGGGTGGTGATGACACCAGCCGCGCGCGAGTTTGTGGGCGAACGAACCTTTCATGCGCTGAGTGGTGAACCGGTGTGGTGCGACTGGCAGGACGACCGAACTGCCATGGAACATATAGACCTTGCACGCTGGGCAGATCGAATTCTGATTGCACCGGCTACGGCAGACACGCTGGCAAAGCTGGTGCAGGGCAGGGCCGATGACTTGCTGTCAGCTATTTGCCTCGCCAGCGATCAGCCCCCGACGGTAGCCCCGGCAATGAACCAGGCCATGTGGCGCAATCCCGCCACCCGGGACAATATCGAAGTCCTGCGCAGTCGAGGTGTTGCTGTGTGGGGGCCGGTCGAAGGTGAGCAGGCGTGTGGCGAAACTGGTCCCGGCCGTATGCTGGAACCCGCTGAACTTGTGACTCGCCTGTCTGAGAGTTTCTCAACTGGCCGCCTGGCCGGCATACGGGTCGTAGTGACCGCCGGCCCGACGCGCGAGGCAATAGACCCGGTGCGCTATCTAAGTAATCGCAGTTCCGGAAAAATGGGTTACGCGGTAGCTGAAGCGGCACGTGAGGCAGGTGCAAGCGTTGTGCTGATCAGTGGGCCAACGACACTCGATGCGCCAGCCGGCATGGACATGGTGCGAGTGGAAAGTGCAGCAGAGATGCTGGACGCTGTGCAGGCACAGCTGGCATCCGCATGTGATCTGTTTATCAGTACGGCGGCTGTGGCGGATTACCGCCCTGCCACGCCTGCTATACACAAGATCAAGAGGCAGATGGAGGCATTATCGTTGCCCTTGCAGCCTGTTACTGACATTCTTGCGAGCGTAGCACAAGGCAACCCCCGACCTTTCTGTGTAGGCTTTGCGGCGGAAACAGAGAATCTGTTGGTCAGTGCACAGAAAAAACGCATTTCCAAGGGTGTGGAGCTGATTGCGGCCAACCAGGTTGGCGGTGGGCTGGGGTTCGATGCAGATGACAATGAACTGTTGCTGGTCTGGGAAGGCGGCAGCAAAACGCTCGAGAGAGCGTCCAAGATCCGGCTGGCCCGCCAGCTGGTAGAACAGATCGCCGAGCTGTATGCCGGCGGCGGAACGACACAGGAACACCATGCAGAGCATTCAGCTTAAAATCCTCGATTCGCGCATCGGCGCGGAATACCCCCTGCCTGACTATGCCACCGACGGTTCTGCCGGCATGGATCTGCGCGCTTGTCTTGATAGTGCGCTGGTGCTGGAGCCAGGTGCGACCGAACTGATACCGACCGGTATGGCAATGCACATCAGCGATCCTTCGCTGGCCGCAGTTTTATTGCCCCGTTCCGGGCTTGGACACAAGCATGGCGTGGTGCTGGGTAATCTGGTTGGCCTGATCGACTCGGATTACCAGGGACAGTTATATGTATCCTGCTGGAATCGGAGCCACACGCCATTTACGGTCGAACCGGGAGAGCGGATCGCCCAGATGGTATTTGTGCCGGTTGTGCGTGCAACGTTTGAAGTTGTTGAAGAATTTGTCGATAGTGAACGTGGGGCCGGTGGTTTTGGACATACTGGCCGCGCTTGACGGACATAACCGTGAAACACCAATCAGGGATTGTTGATGAAACTACCGTTTCGGTCGGAGAAGGGTAAGGACAAGCCGGTCAAGGCTGCTACAGCGAAAGAATCCGGTACCAAAAGCGCCGTGAGCCTGGGCTTGCGCAGCCAGATGCT of Thiogranum longum contains these proteins:
- the coaBC gene encoding bifunctional phosphopantothenoylcysteine decarboxylase/phosphopantothenate--cysteine ligase CoaBC; the protein is MTFLAKKQLLLGVSGGIAAYKSADLVRQLRAAGARVRVVMTPAAREFVGERTFHALSGEPVWCDWQDDRTAMEHIDLARWADRILIAPATADTLAKLVQGRADDLLSAICLASDQPPTVAPAMNQAMWRNPATRDNIEVLRSRGVAVWGPVEGEQACGETGPGRMLEPAELVTRLSESFSTGRLAGIRVVVTAGPTREAIDPVRYLSNRSSGKMGYAVAEAAREAGASVVLISGPTTLDAPAGMDMVRVESAAEMLDAVQAQLASACDLFISTAAVADYRPATPAIHKIKRQMEALSLPLQPVTDILASVAQGNPRPFCVGFAAETENLLVSAQKKRISKGVELIAANQVGGGLGFDADDNELLLVWEGGSKTLERASKIRLARQLVEQIAELYAGGGTTQEHHAEHSA
- the rpmG gene encoding 50S ribosomal protein L33, translated to MRDKIKLVSSAGTGHYYTTTKNKRTMPDKLELKKYDPVVRKHVTYKEAKIK
- the dut gene encoding dUTP diphosphatase, with the protein product MQSIQLKILDSRIGAEYPLPDYATDGSAGMDLRACLDSALVLEPGATELIPTGMAMHISDPSLAAVLLPRSGLGHKHGVVLGNLVGLIDSDYQGQLYVSCWNRSHTPFTVEPGERIAQMVFVPVVRATFEVVEEFVDSERGAGGFGHTGRA
- a CDS encoding EAL and HDOD domain-containing protein yields the protein MSEIFIGRQPIYDRQQGVYAYELLFRSAQQNVADITDGDKASSDVIVNTFMEIGLDNIVGDRLAFINLTRAFFVGETTISLPKDRVVLELLEDIEADEDVVAGVTRLRQQGYSIALDDFIYHESLQPLVELADIIKIDIMALDQDEIRAHVTQLRKYPLRLLAEKVETRDEFDFCMALGFDYFQGYFFAQPKIIRSQRLPNNRLAILELMSRLQNPDITPEELENLIARDITFSFKILRYVNSAAIALPRKIESIQQAVVILGLKTIRSWVTLLAMSQIDDKPTELIVIAMIRAKMAENMARARNETNIDAYFTVGLFSALDALMDNSMEEILTQLPLADHIRDALLHRRGNHGKTLGCVLAYERGDWENIHCEVLKAPEIRDAYLSAVRWANETCQTLVND
- the rpmB gene encoding 50S ribosomal protein L28, which gives rise to MSKVCQVTGKRPVSGNNVSHAHNKTRRRFLPNLHSHRFWVENENRWVKLRVSSKGMRIIDKLGIDTVLADIRGRGEKV
- a CDS encoding DesA family fatty acid desaturase produces the protein MVTLFSGFSWYAGLVDLPWWGYLLTGFVLTHITIVSVTVFLHRHQAHRALDLHPVISHFFRFWLWLTTATVTREWVAVHRKHHAKCETPEDPHSPQTRGIQTVLWRGAELYRAEADKADTLAKFGHATPDDWLERNLYSRFSMLGIAIMLAVDYVLFGFYGVALWGVQMLWIPFWAAGVINGIGHWWGYRNYETPDTSRNISWLGFLIGGEELHNNHHAFASSARFSLRRWEFDLGWGYIRLMQALGLARVKKLAPLPQIVPGKERVDLDTVKAVIVARFHVMSDYAREVLWPVLRQSCRNGECRHGLRRTRRLLVRDPDTMDAQSRGLLESVLCRFADLRIAYQYRQQLQQVWGRSAASHEALLKALQDWCQQAEATGVRALQEFAQRLKGYSLQPV
- the radC gene encoding RadC family protein, which codes for MSIQEWPVSERPREKLLSHGAQALSDAELLAIFLRTGTRGSSAVDLARDLISEYGGLRTLFKADRACFCRTRGLGDAKFAQLQAVLELARRHLGETLSRDGVLQNPDETRRYLKAKLREYPYEVFACLFLDTRHRVIACEELFRGTVDGASVHPREVLRRALQHNAAALILAHNHPSGVAEPSQADRRITDRLREVMALVDIRILDHIVVGDHSSVSFAERGWM